In Taeniopygia guttata chromosome Z, bTaeGut7.mat, whole genome shotgun sequence, the sequence CCTAGTTGCTGGCTGAGTTGTAGCAACATGTGACAACTTCAACTCTTTGATGTTTCTGGTACCCATCCAGAACCCTGAAGTGAGGAGCTTTTACTGAAAAGTTCTCTTACAAGGTGTCAGCCTAGGATGGCATTTTTGGCACAAAAACCTCCCATCTGATAGCCTAGTTCTGGACAGCATAGTGACACAATTTATGAAGGTGCAATATTCAATATTTATCCAGTAATTGTACCTTTTGTATGTGTCTTTGATAGGAACACTGAAAAAGGCCAGATCTTAGATTTTGTTATCCAGCAATGACTTTTACATGTGACTTCACATCATGCAATTCACCTGTTTTACCTCTGTTTTTATGGATATAGCTGAACCCCCTTTACATCAATAATAAAGTTTATTACTAAGAGATCTTTCTATTACTGCCTCAGGAGGAGGACATCTCTCAATTAATAAGCAAGAGTTAGGTgggaaaaactaaaaaaatgcagagaaacaaaaatcaatatGTCTTTTCCCTGGATTTTATGTTCTTCACTTGTATAAATTAACCCAAAAAAGTCAGTGCCAGGGtattaagtttattttaaaagttctcCTATATATGAAACTAGCAACTGGTATAAAAGAAGGTACCAAACAAAATCAAGCTGTCAGCATCAGTTTTCTCAAAGATGTGGGTCTTTGTAAGGACCAGGCATCTAACAAAGCCCCTTGGTGTGTAACTGGGAGTGTAGGTTGTTTTACCATCTAGGAGAGTGCAATTATTTGGGCCTGACCAGACAGGTTTATAGGTTTACATAACTGTGAGAGAATGAGGCCCTTGATGGGTCCAAAACACAGCCAAGGAATCTATTGGTTTTTCTGGGAAAGTTTGGAGCATGAGTGATAGGTTTTAGTCTATTTCATAGCCAAGGCTTATAGTCTTCTTTCACTATAGAAGAGCTATTAAATGGCTCAGTAATTTTATTAAGCTGGGCCAAAGATTGACACAACTTGGCTGGCTTTTCATTTGGGTGTTTCCAATGTGTCCAAATAGTGGTGTGAAGGTCCATTTTATCCAGATGAGAAAGATATACATCAGGTTTTCTGATGAATACAAGAGACTGTAGTCAAGCTTGGtgttttttctgaaattcagtTGTAGAGGAGAAAGGAAGACAGGGACTGGCTTTGTCTGGTATAGTTTTGGAAGTTTGGTTGGCTAACCAGCCCACCCAGGTAAGAAAATTTGTGTGTAGTGAGGCCATCAAATGAAACATAATTTACCTTGTATTCCTGAATGTTATGTACATCATGTTTCACCAGAGGAGGTGgcatatcacagaatcacagaattatgaggttggaagagaccttagagatcatcgagtccaacccatgtcctaacacctcaactaaacccaTGGcaccaggtgccacatccaaccttttcttaaacacatccagggatgtgTGGTGACTCCAttacctccctgggcagaccattccagtactttatcactctttccataataaaaattttcctaatatccaacctgtatttccgTTGGcgcagcttgagactgtgacctcttgttctgtcagttgctgccttaTGAAAGAGACCAACCCGCACCTGACTACAACCACATTTCAGGaggttgtagagagtgataaggtgacctctgagtctccttttctccaggctaaacaaccccagctccctcagtcattcctcacagggtttgtgttccaagcccctctccagcctcgttgccctcctctggatgcgcTCAAGTGTCTCAAGttccttcctgaactgagggcccagaactggacacagcactcaaggtgaaGCCTCACCAATCTCAAGTACAGGGGAAGaaccacctccctgctcctgctggctgcactATTCCTGACACAGGCCTGGCCTGGTGGCCTTCTTgggcaccagggcacactgctggctcatgttcaaccggctgtcaccagcacccccaggtccctttctgcctgaacactgtccagccacactgtccccagcctgtagcactgcagggggttattgtggccaaaatgcaggactggGCACTTGTTAAACATCATCATATTGGACTCTGACCATCCATAATTCAATCTGCAATTGGTTATGCACTCAAAGGGAGCCTTGCTTTTCTGGCTCAGATTCAGAGGTTTACAGCTTTGAGTGGCAACTAGAACAACTAGAAACAGCTATTCTGGACTATGGTTCTGTGgtaaaatttctcttttgatGGGGCAAACCTATTTTTTGGTCTGAGGTGCTCTGTCTTGGTTCATTCTGCAGCATGCAGTAATCTGAAATGAAAGAGGAATCATATTGAAATCTCAACTGAAATTCTTTGACAAGTTCAGCCATATATCAATATTATGATcattacattttcttcttcaataaatatttgtttatgaTGTAGTGTTTCACAAATCTTATTCAAAGAGCAGCTGTAGAATACATTATACACTACTGTGTTAAGCCCTAGAGATGCTGTGCATCTGCACAGAAAGTTAAATCAAATAGGCCTGTACTCACTCATGCCTACAGAGATGGTGAAATACTATGAGGGAAGATTCAATTGTATTCTCAATTTCACAGAGACATTTTCTGCAGGTAACTGAGTGGGTGCCATCCTCATGCTCAATAAACTAGGAATCATGGAGATGTAGCATCAAGGCAAGGCCTTCAATTTGCTTCAAACACCTTCCTCCTGCTGGGTTGTGGCTGGCTCTGAGCACAGAGTATGCCTGTGTCTGCAGAAGGCTTTTTGGATGTCTCACACAGCATCTCTAGGACAAGGAGAACCAGGTGTCCACCATTCCACCGTAAAGGCTGAGCTGCAGTGCTACGCTTCGTCTTTCTACCCTCTCACTTGGCCTGGTGGCTGACCCGATTCCTCAGCTGCACATCTGGGATGCTGCCTATGGTTTGCCAAGTTCAGAGGCTTGCAAGTCATCTTG encodes:
- the SAXO1 gene encoding LOW QUALITY PROTEIN: stabilizer of axonemal microtubules 1 (The sequence of the model RefSeq protein was modified relative to this genomic sequence to represent the inferred CDS: inserted 6 bases in 5 codons; deleted 2 bases in 1 codon; substituted 3 bases at 3 genomic stop codons), yielding MTLQMICFMTPLTLRRGYIAHEVLPQKPKSSESXVKRHENMDLTSIYLPPPTLCLKYLHASPGKRRHITRTKMEIRTTYYCMLQNEPXTEHLRPKNRFAPSKEKFYHRTIVQNSXFLVVLVATQSCKPLNLSQKSKAPFECITNCRLNYGCQEYKVNYVSFDGLTTHKFSYXGWAGXPTKLPKLYQTKPVPVPFSSTTEFQKKHQAXLQSLVFIRKPDVYLSHLDKMDLHTTIWTHWKHPNEKPAKLCQSLAQLNKITEPFNSSSIVKEDYKPWLXNRLKPITHAPXTFPEKPIDSLAVFWTHQGPHSLTVM